A genomic segment from Glycine max cultivar Williams 82 chromosome 1, Glycine_max_v4.0, whole genome shotgun sequence encodes:
- the LOC121174586 gene encoding secreted RxLR effector protein 161-like, whose amino-acid sequence MVVAIVVEPVAVTMVIWGWNSGSEDGSGMVMVIVMVVAMEWFNLNQCPKNDFEREQIKNIMYASFVGSLVYAQVCTRPNIAFVVGMLGRYQSNPSIDHWRAAKKVMRYLQGTKDYILMTDNLDVIGYSYSNFGGCVDSRKSTSGYIFMMASRAISWRSVKQALTTTSTMEVEFISCFKVHHMVYGLRDSFLG is encoded by the exons ATGGTGGTGGCAATAGTGGTGGAGCCCGTGGCGGTGACGATGGTGATATGGGGGTGGAATAGTGGCAGCGAAGATGGTAGTGGAATGGTAATGGTGATAGTGATGGTAGTAGCAATGGAATG gtttaatttgaaccaatgcccaaagaatgactttgagagggAGCAGATAAAAAACATTATGTATGCTTCATTTGTTGGAAGCCTCGTCTATGCTCAAGTATGCACAAGGCCTAACATTGCTTTTGTAGTTGGAATGCTAGGAAGATATCAGAGTAATCCAAGTATTGACCACTGGAgagctgcaaagaaagtgatgaggtaccttCAAGGGACCAAAGATTACATACTTATGACAGACAATCTAGATGTGATTGGTTATTCATACTCAAACTTTGGTGGTTGTGTTGATTCTCGAAAATCAACATCtgggtacattttcatgatggctAGTAGAGCTATTTCGTGGAGGAGTGTTAAGCAGGCTTTGACTActacttctaccatggaagTTGAGTTTATCTCTTGCTTTAAGGtacatcacatggtgtatgGCTTAAGAGATTCATTTTTGGGCTAA